CATAAAAGCTAAATCCAGATTTACATGAAGGTTTTAAAGAGTACATGAAGGCAACAAATGATGCTGTCAAAGAAGCCTAAGTCTTACAGTAATGAAGTAAGAGTCTGCTGTAAACAGACCCCTCCCTCTTTATATACACCCTTACCTTTTTTATGTCATCCTTATTGTTgttgtcgtcatcatcatcatcaatgctCGGCTGCAGCTGCAGCTGTGGCTGCAGTAATGCTGACCCGGATGACTGGACCGTTCCGGTTGCTGCCCACAAGCACGTCTTTGCACCATGAGATGGAGCCCAACATCTGGTTTATCTTCTGCATTGAAATAATAATGTTGATTTGAGCATCATCATCATAGAAAACAACATTTGTTAGCTATACTACCAAGCACCTCCACACATCCAACATGGAAAATGTGTGCAGGATCCAGGTTGATCATCAGACGGACCCCTCGGTGCTAATCCAGTGGTCATTGGGGCAGCCACATGGgcatgttgaatgtggacagttgttTACCCTCTTCCCAAGCTATTAACTTTTGGTAAAGATGCGGCCATAGTGAAGTAATGAACATTCAAAATGGGCCCATCTAATGAACAGAGCAGATCTCATAGAAGCAGTGTTTTAAGCATCGacgatatcagctgatatatcccacgatctATCTTGTaccccacctgtgcgatacgaaacacacaagtggTGGGATATATCCAAATGCAACTTGATACGCTGACAGATAAAATATTCTGGAATTTTTGCCTGTCCGTGGCTTGTTTTATGAATTTTCTTTGATGGGCTGGAAATGCTAGTTGTCTACAAGTCCAATGTGGCAACAATCAATATTGTTGATTGCATCTCCGACTCATCATTTTACTAGAAAGAAGTGCATTTTAATTTCATATCAATTGGATGTGGACAGGTATAAGATGGTCTTGTTTTGGATAAGCAATAGATAACCTGGTGATGACACGGGTTATTCTATTTGTATTGGTAAGTGCAAAATACTTCCCAAGAGAGGAAATAAAGTGAGTAGTGGAGGGATCAAGGTTATCTTACAAACATTTCTCTTTTTCTTGAAAACCAGGCCTTTATATATATTGCTCAAAAGCTAAAACAGATCCAACCAAAATGAGGGCTGAGATTGCCCAATATGTATTGACGATGAATCAAACTACTCCTTTGGTAGGAGCCTATCCttcatctcatgggcctctcaATATGCGACCAAACCTGACTTCTGCACCCAGTATGAGAGAAGGGTGGATATGGATGTAGCCAAATCAACATCAGGCCTATATTTTAGCAGAATCGGTAAAAGGTTATCTCTGCTGTGCATTGGGGTGTATTGGAAAAACAGGAATTGCCTTATGCTGGATTGTCTGCTCTGCATCAAAATCAGTATTCATAGCTTCCCGCATCCAACATGTAACTTTCATAATATTAATTTAGGCAAAAAGGGATCCCATCCACCCAATTATCATCATCGTCTTCAATTGTCCCCAACTATTTGTGGTCAGATTTACAAATTCTGTTCTGCCAAAAATTCTGAAGGCTTTATCTTTTTTGGTACGTGAAAATACCATTCATGTCCTTTCTCAATGCCTCAATCCAAGTCCTCTTAGGCCTTCCGCCATCCTCTCAGGCCCTAAAAAAGGTAGAAATTCCAACTCATGCATGGGGAACGTGGGACAGTCAACATGCAGACTTGTCTACACGATTGAAGATTATATATTTAGTCATAATGATATGTAATCAATGGGAAAGCTTGTACGACTGCATCCTTTTAACAACATTAAGTAAATGCATCGATGTGACTACTATTAACTATGGAGCTTCGCtatgcatgtgcaataaagctcatgtacacaccacataTGTGTGAGTATGGCACATcggtgcaagatccaatccatccatcagattggtctgaccttgtacatgttttcccaaaaataaatctggtccactcagcatgtcgaccccaatattggaaacagggggttgagctcaaaattttcAGTCAAGTTTTTTAGAGTcatacaatttttttaaaattttttttgcaaACTATGGTCCACCcaaccagtggatcaacctgattcttgggctatggCATCAATATAGTGTGCCTTTCTAacagatggattggatttcagacctatcatgccatgctggcacatgtggtgtgtacatgagctttattgcacacacttctaagcttagcaaagctcttatcCATGCATCAAAATAGAGAAGTGGCAGAAATAAGAATCAGATGCATGATGCAATTCCATAAACAGAAAGAATAGCAACTGGATTACCTCATCATTGATACTGCATTGCCACTTAAGTTGCTGAATCTGCCAGCTCTCATGTTGCCGCCGCTGCCCATAAATTACAAGCCCCaaaaaagcagcagcagcaacgacAGACCAAAATGTGTTTCCCTCCTTTGCATGGTTATATAACGACACAGCTTGCCTTTTCCACCATGCTTCACAGGGAAGAACAGACTCATTATGCTTATCTTCTTTTTCTCCCTTTTGAGACTCTGACTCAGCCAAAGGAGAATCTGAATTTAGCTGGGAAGGGTCGTTGGATTCAGAAATAGAAGTGCTTTCATCATAGCCAGTTGCTCCACTTATATCCGTTTCGGCATGAAAAGAACTGAATTTAGCTGTATCGTATTCATTCTGCTCCTTTTCAGCAAAATTTAGACCTTGCAAAGCCTTGACTTCTTCAAATTCTGTGGCATGAAAAGAGAGATTCCGGTTCACTTTGTTAAATAAAGGAATTCCGTGTATCTCATGcccatcagaatatcctttgataTTCCAATCTTCTTCCACGGTTTTGCCAGGTCTATCACCTTGCACTGTCTCCAGCCCACATGCTTGGTCCAAACCTTCTCCTCCAAGTCCATTATGAATTTCATTGTTATCAGGCTCCACTGGAAAATTTTCATGCTGTTGTGGTGGATATACAAAGTGACTGGACATGAACATTGCAGGAGAGGATTTCTCCTCATCGTTGGTGACTACCTCATTCTTGTAATCATAGAACGACTCGGATCCTTTTGGCCCAGGTGCAGCAGCATATGTTGATGCAGTCAGTGACACAACTTCCCAATCGTTCCCGCGGGAGGAAGTTTCCTCTCCATCACTCTCATCACccttcatttctcaaaaaaactAGCTTCCCTACAATCATGTGTTCCTAAAGGTCAGCATTCAGCTAAGTAGTTAGGAGAACACAAGATGGATAATTAACAGAAAAACAACTGATCTCGGCAGAGTGCTGATGCCACAAAAGAAAATAATCCTTTctcaaaatggaaaaaaaggttCCTACAAACCATCCCTTTTCATATTAAACCCATTTGGAGATTAAATCATGGAATGAAAAAGTACATACATGAAAGATAAACCCATAAGAAATCAGATCATTAGTTGGAAACCAAACTATCCATAAAACATAAATTCCTGAAAATATGATGTTTATGCTGAAAACAATTGATAGAAAGCAATATAAACAATTCTCAGAGTCAAACTCATTgatagaattggagtcctataaATAAGCCTCTGGACATCAGACTATTCAATGAAGTTAAAACCCACAGTGCAAAAACCAAAGCCACCTCCCTCCActgaatgaaaaagaaaacaaaaaccacAAATAAATTTTTTGATGTTGGAACAATTGACAAGTGCAAGAAAATCAACAACACCGTATCTATAAGAATAGCCTAAGTATCACTAGCTACATCATGAGTTCATCATTCTCCAAAATGCCAAAGTTCCTACACATCACCCTCTTTAGGTTATAATACATCAagataaatattataaaaattagaaaaaagacCAAAACCGTTCAATTCTCATTAATtagcagaaaaaaaaataatcacaaGACCACTTTATACGAATCTATTGCATCAATCAGAAGAAGTAAATCTTTTAACATAACATCACTGGAATCCaatgagaaaagaaaatttacTTTCTAAACATATTATCCGGTTTTCATGATGTACCATCAAACAACagtaagaaacaatggtgatttccAAGCAATACAATTCTCTTAATATGaggttaaaaaatgaaaaaaaaaaagaaaaaaacaaattcaCATAAATAAAAAACTACTGTCAAGGTTTATTTACAAATAGAACTTTTTACCATGTCATTATAAAGATAATTAACACACGCTCTCCAACAATTTAACCCACAAAAACTGGCATTCATCTGGATATCTTGACGTGGATGGATGCCATGAGAAGCCCGCTTCTGTAGAAATTTAAAATTCCATCTTgcttttaaaagaaaagaaaaaaaaaagttgacagTTTCGCATGAAATCAAACAAAATTTAAGAAATCATGAATTCTAAAGATATACCTGATATCTTTAACTACAGAAACCTTTGAAAGCTGATTGATATATTGACATTGGGAAATAAAAGAATTCTTCAAAAAATCCCAATTTTGCAGAAATTGACATTTCTAATTATATCATCACGAATTTCAATAAAATTCCAACCATATGCATATGATAGTGATTTTATTTATAGAAATTTCATTAGTCAATAGAGATACTCATATTGTGAGTGGAATAGATGccatgaaaaaacaaaaaattgcaaaaattcaaaataatcacCAAGTTTTCACACGCAATTCAGAAGACGTCTAAGAAACCACAACTAATGATTCCATCCACATAAAACTGCATGAAGAATTTACTATGTTGATTTTCAAGTCCGTCTCTGAGATTTACCACTCTGAGATAATCACACAAAAAACCAGAAATTTAAATCTATCACTGAGACTTCTCTAATAAACTCAACAGCTTCACTTGAAAATATATGGTAATCAAGGATAAAATTCTTCCAAAAATTATATGCAATGGAAAATCACAATACCAATAAATACCATGGTTTATAGACTCGGTGACTCGGATAGATTTGTTCGGTCTTGGTTGAGTCATGACTTGACTGAGTCAGGGGGGTGCATCCGCCCAACTCACCCAAGTCACTCCAATTTGACTCGGAGGGAATCGTCGCAGTCTTACGACCATGATAAACACATTGACCTTCACATGCAACTTTCGAGTGGAAACTTGAACTTATTGCCAACGTTTCTCTCAACCAATTCAACAAATTCACATGAAATTCTGTCAATTCTATTCATAGAGAGATTGAACCAAATAATAATCCATGAAAAGATCAAACGATCAAGCCAGGATTCAAAATTGTCACAGATTTCTCCGTCAATTTCACATTTTTGCAAgaatttccaataaaaattaagaaaaatagcATCTTCTGATGATAATTAAGGGGGGAAAAAAGCATCTTCCAATCAAGATTTTAAAAAAGGCAAATCAAACCCTAAAAAATCCATCCAAAATCGAAATAATTGAATGACATCAATCTCTCATTCCAAGACgacagaaaaagagaaggaaaaaccaATTTCCAAATATCATCCCAAAATGtccaaaaaacagaaaaaagtcTTAAAATTTTCCTCAAAATTCAGTAACTCTTACAGATTCAATCTCATAAAATCGATTGATTTGCAGATTATGATCGAAAATTACCTTCGAATTATCTTCCGGAAGCGATTTCGAAGATGAAAAAGAACAGAATATAGGGTTTCAGACGAGATCGAGTGAAGAGCAAGAAAAGAATCCAAGGAAGCAAATAATCAGCGGCGCGACGGAGGCTTTTATAGGTGCTAATCGAGCAGGACATGAACCGAGCGTCCAGATGTACTGAatttttacagtgggcccatgattCGTTATTAGATACCGTTGATCTTATGTGACAGACTTTAGATGAGGATTGGACAGAAAGAATTGGGGATTGGGATATCTCAGCTATCAGATCTTTGTACTTTCTTCTCAACCGTTGATGTATTTTTCTTCACTGTTCTATTTTGGGCCATTGATCGAAGGGTTCGGAACCTCTAACCCTGGGAATATTTTCCAGTAATCTCCCATTCACAGTTCAAAGGATAAGATCAACGGTGGATAAATGAGCCCTTTTATACATAATGGGCGTCAGAACACGTTCCATCCATTTTAGAAGAGGAGTTCTGAAATATTAATACGTTCTGCTCCTCTTTAGGGGACACGGATTGCCTACTGAagcctgtgggtcccacatgatgtatgttatatatccacaccgtccatccatttttaaagatcattttaggacataaaccaaaaataagtcagatccaaatatcatatgGACGAGATCACAAGatacattggtgattgaacacccaccattgaaaccttcttggagccacacaagttttgaatgaagcttatatttgtgtttttccttcatgcagATCTTTGTAACTTAATAAACAGGTttgatggccaataaacattacagtgggccttagttagattttaacggtgggcattcaattaccgcTATTTTCTTATCCTGTGGTCTATTTGAGTTTTGAATAAGTCTCATTTTTGAATTCATGctttaaaaaaatctgaaaaaataaatggacggtgtggatgaaacacatatatcatggtgggcctatagagCATTCTCCAGTAGTTGCTactgtaagggcctgtttgggcggtgggattagaagggattaggtgggatatgtAATGTGTGGGATTAGAAGCGTAAGTAGCAAATCCACGCTCCTCTTTAGAAATGGTTATGCGAACATGTAATGTGTTCGTTgaattctctccaccatttttctttttctcaaagCGGATTGCATACCACCCCGCGAACTCATGGGCTccgagggcccaccgtgatgaatgggttttatccacaccgtacatcccttctgccatatcattttaagggtatatcccaaaatgagatagatccaaggcttaagtgtaCAATACAGTCGGGATTAAaagcttactgttgaaaactcctTGGGGGCACAGTCCTTGATAAGtcgatatttgtgtggtccacttgaaatggaTCTGCTGAAttcttaatggtgggtgttcaattaccagtgttttctgtagtgtggtccacttgaaatggaTCTGCTGAATTTTTAGGCTCATTTTGTAAAAATGATCCGGTGAAATGGCATAgatataagacacataaatcaaggtgggcccacattcgGCCGGATCCACCGAAGCCTGCACCCCACAGCAGAAACCTCCTCCTGTGGGAaggtagatggggcccactttgatgtttgtgagaaatcctgcCCCATTTATCTGATTTTGCCTGCTAATtttaggaaacaatgggaattgaatgcctaccatccaaacattcatgggccgacagaagttttgaatcaggctactGTTTGTGTCGTCAGTTCTTCGCAGTGGGAGTGACCTtaaaaacggtttggatgacataaaaCAAAAAGGTAGGTGCCAAGGAGTTTTCAACCGTAAGAATTTCACTCCCCACCTTTTCCGATCACTGGGcataacttgagctttggatctgatgtATTTTTGGGCTCCATAGGAGCTatagtgatttatgtattttattcatgctgtccattcattttggatcattattttaggcgtatgattcaaaaaatgaggcatatcaaaatctcaggcggatcacaaaataggaaaacagtGGCGATAGAATGCCAACCATTAAGACTgtctagggtccactgtaatatttatttgccatccgacctgttcatCAAGTTACAAAGATTTTTAATAGTGGGTTTTCATATTTTCACAGTTTCAAATGTTGTTAGATTTCAAGAAATAATTTTCATATCTACATTTTGGATTCTTCTCCTATTAGGACGTCATTATTTTCTGATTCCTTTTCAAGAACATGTTTGGAATTTCAACCACACTTCTTAGTTCTGACTATTTGAGTTGAAATTCAATTATAAATGATTTAAAGTAGCATTTTGTTTATTAGTACAACAAAGAATGAGGCTATTTGTAAGAAGAAGTGGACCGGGAGTCGATTTGCAATGCAAgtgtttacatgtgacattttcGCTGGACGTAGAGGGTCGATCGGGTGGGACCCTAGATGTGCCCTGTTCTTGCATCTATAGGAAAAATGGATCGTTAGCAAACATTCACCAAAACCTACACATGTGGCCAGATTAAGAGTTGGCCTAACACATGGCACGCTCTCATTGATGGGAGAAACTTCATGTGGCTATTTGGCCCCTTCACGTAGGGGGGCCCGCACACACTTGAAAGAGCTCTAATATTGTCTTTGTAATAAACTAAATTCAGTTGAGCATTGAAACACTCCCTCAAAAAGTTGttgtgaaaaatattttaaaataagttTTGGCATTTTTGGAGTAGTCCCATATTAGAAACGAGAGAAGAAAAACTGTATTTATACATGGAGTGTgaagtaccttattatttgctcGGTTTATCCGTGGAGTATCGGGACTTGCGTGTTCGCATTGGAACACCCATGTGCACGGGCTCAGGCTCTGTGctagggcgtgggcatgtgaggtagtgtggttGTAAAGATGCTAGTAGTACACTTTGTACTTTACAGGGAATATGGGCTAGGTGTCTAGAGTGGGCGAATGTTATGAATGAGACCTATGACTTTTATAGATGTTGGAAACTAGCCGTTGGAGATAGGTTTAACTGCACATGCAACATTAAACCAGTCCTTGCAAAAATTGTTGCATGTAGCTAGCTTAACAGTCATAAAATGGCTAACCTGTGAGTCTAAATGGCTAGCATGCAATAGCTAGTTGTCCAACATGCATACTGGTCAGAAACTGTCAATAATgactagtttctcaccaacaaccATATAACGATCATATTGAGTTAAGACCCTGGACTAAAACGGTCAGCAATCCTGTCCTATATAAACAGTGCCTGGATGGTTCATTGAACCATCACCAACACTCTAACCATTCTCACTTGCAACCCAACAAGAAGAGCAACAGTGTACTGTAATCAGTTAGTAAGGTTCATATGAACCTTAGCCAGAAGACCTAAAAAAACATACAAAAATAGTGGTCTAAATTTTCTAATATTCTTTCTGAATATAggaattttcttttgtttatctACTAGTCAAATTTTGTATTCGGAGTTTCATTCGTGGTTCTTCATATTTGCTAAATGCATAACCACATCCAGGCTCATcatatcctagaagtggtttgcctgcAACTTATCAGCATTCTCAATTACTTTGAGAATGAGAGTAACAATTTAAGGACAACGTGATCACACGTGCTTTAGCAAGTCCTTCATTTtcgatttctttttattttacagaattataaatatataatttagttTTAACAAAAGCAAGGCATCCTATCCATGCATGTTCTTGGAGCAAACAACGGATGGTTTTGCAATAATGAAAGATAGAAGAATACGATCATATACACCTCGATAACCCATAAGGTTACTATCAACATTATAGGTGTTGTGAGCAAAATTGAACTGATCATTTGCATGTGAGGTGTACCCGACTGCAAGAGAAATATCTTAAAGTTGAGCCGACTAAAGTACCGGGACGAGTTTTCTGAACTGATAGGGTTACAACGCTTGCAAGATATAGTGGATGATTCTCTTGATGAAGAAATGGACCCCAAGATGCCTCCGAACCAACCTTTTTAAGAGCACAATCATCCCTCGAGTTGACCAGATCGACCACAACTAGAGGCGGGGCAGAAACCCTAAAGAGAATCCTGTCTTGAACCAGGTTTTGGTGACCATAATAAGTGTTGTGCCGAACCACTCATCTAGTGGCCCACATGTGCACATTGACTAAATCTATTGGCTATCTATTATTTTCTAAGATGCAACCCACCTTGTGAATGGATCAGTCATTTTCTTTTGCACCGAGTGATCTTCAATGTCAGGTCAAAGTTTTGGACgacttggatgacatatacatgtGAGACACACAGGCAGACTATACACTTGGTGATGTGTGTATGATCATTCCTCAAAGGTTGGATTGAAACGACACAATTACCTATGCCACCTGCTACATGTGAGGTACTTAAGAGAAGGTAGGCTTGTCAACCACCACAGGTTTTTGGCACTAATAATTAAAGCTGTAAGGAAATGAGTATAGAGAGGTTTCCAAGATGATGAAGGATTCTCCCACTGAACCCTGCCCATGATAAGTTCAAATAGATTAGGATACAAGGACCCCACCTCACAGAAAGAACATCTTACAAGCAGTGGAATAGGGCTCAAAATGGATCCCTAAACAGGGCATAAAACAACA
This DNA window, taken from Magnolia sinica isolate HGM2019 chromosome 14, MsV1, whole genome shotgun sequence, encodes the following:
- the LOC131224768 gene encoding ATG8-interacting protein 1-like, with translation MKGDESDGEETSSRGNDWEVVSLTASTYAAAPGPKGSESFYDYKNEVVTNDEEKSSPAMFMSSHFVYPPQQHENFPVEPDNNEIHNGLGGEGLDQACGLETVQGDRPGKTVEEDWNIKGYSDGHEIHGIPLFNKVNRNLSFHATEFEEVKALQGLNFAEKEQNEYDTAKFSSFHAETDISGATGYDESTSISESNDPSQLNSDSPLAESESQKGEKEDKHNESVLPCEAWWKRQAVSLYNHAKEGNTFWSVVAAAAFLGLVIYGQRRQHESWQIQQLKWQCSINDEKINQMLGSISWCKDVLVGSNRNGPVIRVSITAATAAAAAEH